Proteins found in one Haloferax litoreum genomic segment:
- the aglD gene encoding flippase domain-containing glycosyltransferase AglD — translation MGRPTDRRSVTASSAGVEVSVVLPAYNEERTIENTVTVTVETLESFLPNDAFEVIVAEDGCDDRTPEIATRMASEDERIRHYHSDERLGRGGALERAFDAAHGETLVYFDTDLATDMRHLEELVERVRSGEYDVATGSRWMPEHVANRPVKRGFPSQVYNGLVRFFLRSNLRDHQCGFKAFSRTAFETLRDDVEDNHWFWDTEMLVRAQRAGLRVAEFPVDWEPKGDTKVDLVRDILGMGSQIMRTWWQLSVRPRITQRVTIAAGLLLTVVAVALMTLYIDPSEVLSVLGEANPALVAAAAGIYVLSWPLRGVRYRDILRELGYYEKASFLTGAIFISQTGNLVFPARAGDAVRAYVVKARRGIPYPSGFASLAVERVFDLLTIAGLAGAVLVGLAATGGLADIATVLATGVSGGSVDVSADDVRTVAYVATGVGLVAIAGVIGIALSARADRNFVRAFVGRFSSDSYVEYVVDIIEQFVSDLQAVAGNRTAFSLVGLSSLAVWTIDVVTAIVVLYALGVDIDPVVLVGVSFFAVSVGNLAKVLPLSPGGVGLYEIAFTVFMAALAPVAPATALAAAVLDHAVKNAVTLVGGVVSMLSLNVSLTTAVEESADVREREFVESE, via the coding sequence ATGGGTCGCCCGACAGACCGACGCTCGGTCACCGCCTCCTCCGCCGGCGTCGAAGTGAGCGTCGTCCTCCCCGCCTACAACGAAGAGCGGACCATCGAGAACACGGTCACCGTGACAGTGGAGACGCTCGAATCGTTCCTCCCGAACGACGCCTTCGAGGTTATCGTCGCCGAAGATGGGTGCGACGACCGCACACCCGAAATCGCCACTCGGATGGCGTCCGAAGACGAGCGGATTCGCCACTACCACAGCGACGAACGACTCGGCAGGGGTGGTGCGCTCGAACGCGCGTTCGACGCCGCCCACGGCGAGACGCTCGTCTACTTCGATACGGACCTCGCGACGGACATGCGACACCTCGAAGAATTGGTCGAGCGTGTCCGTTCGGGCGAGTACGACGTCGCGACTGGGTCGCGCTGGATGCCAGAACACGTCGCTAATCGCCCGGTCAAACGCGGGTTCCCGAGTCAGGTCTACAACGGCCTCGTCCGCTTCTTCCTTCGGTCGAACCTCCGTGACCACCAGTGTGGGTTCAAGGCGTTCAGCAGGACGGCGTTCGAGACGCTCCGCGACGACGTGGAAGACAACCACTGGTTCTGGGACACCGAGATGCTCGTCCGCGCGCAACGCGCCGGCCTCCGCGTCGCCGAGTTCCCGGTCGACTGGGAACCGAAGGGCGACACGAAAGTCGACCTGGTCCGCGACATCCTCGGAATGGGGAGTCAGATTATGCGCACGTGGTGGCAACTCTCGGTTCGCCCCCGCATCACCCAGCGGGTGACTATCGCCGCCGGGTTACTCCTCACAGTCGTCGCCGTGGCGCTGATGACGCTCTACATCGACCCCTCGGAGGTCCTCTCCGTCCTCGGCGAGGCGAACCCCGCACTCGTCGCGGCGGCGGCAGGTATCTACGTCCTCTCGTGGCCACTTCGGGGCGTTCGCTACCGCGACATCCTCCGCGAACTGGGGTACTACGAGAAGGCGAGTTTCCTCACCGGCGCTATCTTCATCAGTCAGACCGGGAACCTCGTGTTCCCCGCCCGCGCGGGCGACGCCGTGCGTGCGTACGTGGTGAAGGCACGACGCGGTATCCCGTATCCGTCAGGCTTCGCCTCACTCGCCGTCGAGCGCGTCTTCGACCTGCTCACGATTGCCGGCCTCGCAGGGGCCGTTCTCGTCGGCCTCGCCGCGACTGGCGGTCTCGCCGATATCGCAACGGTCCTTGCAACCGGCGTGAGCGGTGGGTCCGTCGACGTCTCTGCAGACGACGTGCGAACCGTCGCCTACGTCGCAACCGGTGTCGGCCTCGTCGCCATCGCGGGTGTCATTGGCATCGCACTCTCCGCGCGTGCCGACCGCAACTTCGTCCGCGCGTTCGTCGGACGGTTCTCCTCGGACTCGTACGTGGAGTACGTCGTCGACATCATCGAGCAGTTCGTCTCCGACCTGCAGGCCGTCGCTGGCAACCGCACGGCGTTCAGTCTCGTCGGACTGTCGAGTCTCGCCGTCTGGACTATCGACGTGGTGACCGCTATCGTCGTCCTCTACGCCCTCGGCGTCGACATCGACCCTGTCGTCCTCGTCGGCGTCTCCTTCTTCGCCGTGAGCGTCGGGAACCTCGCGAAGGTCTTACCCCTCTCACCGGGCGGCGTCGGCCTCTACGAAATCGCATTTACCGTGTTTATGGCCGCACTCGCACCGGTCGCACCGGCGACTGCACTCGCGGCGGCAGTCCTCGACCACGCGGTGAAGAACGCCGTCACGCTCGTCGGCGGCGTCGTGTCGATGCTCTCGCTCAACGTCTCGCTGACGACGGCAGTCGAAGAGAGCGCCGACGTACGCGAACGCGAGTTCGTCGAGTCAGAATAA
- the yjjX gene encoding inosine/xanthosine triphosphatase, producing the protein MDIAVGSGNPVKRRAVERAVPHASVAAVAVESGVSEQPVGHDETLSGAVTRARRAFDSGDYDLGVGIEGGVAAVPSSDDSEDELYLIMWAAVTDGERIGRGAGPTFPLPDRIADRIRAGEELGPVMDEVLGTEDIAKNEGAAGAFSEGRITRTDALESAVTAALSPIRSDLYRPQ; encoded by the coding sequence ATGGACATCGCGGTCGGAAGCGGCAATCCAGTGAAGCGGCGTGCAGTCGAACGGGCCGTCCCCCACGCCAGCGTGGCGGCAGTGGCCGTCGAGTCGGGCGTCTCGGAGCAACCCGTCGGGCACGACGAGACGCTCTCCGGCGCAGTCACTCGCGCGCGCCGGGCGTTCGACTCGGGCGACTACGACCTCGGCGTCGGCATCGAAGGTGGTGTCGCCGCCGTCCCGTCGAGCGACGACTCGGAAGACGAACTCTACCTCATCATGTGGGCCGCCGTGACCGACGGCGAGCGAATTGGCCGGGGTGCTGGCCCGACGTTCCCGCTTCCCGACCGCATCGCCGACCGAATTCGCGCTGGCGAGGAACTCGGCCCGGTCATGGACGAGGTTCTCGGAACCGAGGATATCGCGAAGAACGAGGGTGCCGCAGGTGCGTTCTCCGAGGGTCGAATCACTCGAACGGACGCGCTCGAATCGGCGGTGACGGCCGCACTCTCACCGATTCGGAGCGACCTGTACAGACCCCAGTAA
- a CDS encoding helical backbone metal receptor has translation MAASPRVVSLAPSSTAILDAAGLESHVVATTVHSPLDRPAVGGWLNPDFERIEALDADVLYTCDDLQQDVADEARERGFDVCHVAPTTLDEVFETFSTVCAAAGDADAGTALADDCRSHLDAVRAAVADEPRPTVYCEEWADPPMAAGNWVPDVVRAAGGSYPLVDAGERSREIAPDTVVAADPDHVVLHPCGKGERGDSEAFEARQWDLDADVHAVDDSLLNQPSPALMDGIDRLARCFYPGVDLPGPWSPSRTESDGRI, from the coding sequence ATGGCCGCCTCGCCCCGCGTCGTCTCACTCGCCCCGAGTTCGACGGCAATTCTCGACGCCGCCGGACTCGAGTCCCACGTCGTCGCGACGACCGTTCACTCGCCACTGGACCGCCCCGCAGTCGGCGGCTGGTTGAACCCCGACTTCGAACGAATCGAAGCACTCGACGCAGACGTCCTCTACACCTGTGACGACCTCCAGCAGGACGTCGCCGACGAGGCCCGCGAACGCGGATTCGACGTGTGTCACGTTGCGCCGACGACGCTCGACGAGGTGTTCGAGACGTTCTCTACTGTCTGTGCCGCCGCCGGCGACGCGGACGCGGGAACTGCACTCGCCGACGATTGCCGGTCCCACCTTGACGCAGTTAGGGCGGCAGTCGCCGACGAACCTCGTCCAACGGTCTACTGCGAAGAGTGGGCCGACCCGCCGATGGCGGCCGGAAATTGGGTCCCCGACGTTGTCCGGGCGGCGGGTGGGTCGTATCCACTCGTCGACGCCGGCGAACGGTCGCGTGAAATCGCTCCTGACACCGTCGTCGCCGCCGACCCGGACCACGTCGTCCTCCACCCGTGTGGAAAGGGCGAACGCGGCGACTCCGAAGCATTCGAGGCCCGACAGTGGGACCTCGACGCCGACGTTCACGCCGTCGACGACTCGCTTCTCAACCAACCGAGTCCTGCACTGATGGACGGTATCGACCGGCTCGCACGATGTTTTTACCCCGGCGTCGACCTCCCCGGCCCGTGGTCGCCGTCGCGGACGGAATCCGATGGAAGGATATGA
- a CDS encoding transcription initiation factor IIB translates to MSERIWTRNPGAKQREDNQRNGRQQTESESETTKGDSLQCPECGGHVVTDDEHGETVCNDCGLVVTADSVDRGPEWRAFDAREKDEKSRVGAPTTNTMHDKGLSTNIDWRDRDAYGNSLGARQRQKMQRLRKWNERFRTRDSKERNLKQALGEIDRMASALGLPENVRETASVIYRRALDDDLLPGRSIEGVATSCTYAAARMAGVPRSLDEIAEVSRVEKSEVARTYRYIARELSLEVKPADPEQYVPRFASELGLSDESKMRARKLLKNAKEKGVHSGKSPVGLAAAAVYAAALLTNEKTTQAAVSDVADISEVTIRNRYHELLEAEENLGLV, encoded by the coding sequence ATGAGCGAACGAATCTGGACCCGAAACCCCGGCGCAAAGCAGCGAGAAGACAACCAGCGAAACGGCCGACAGCAGACCGAATCCGAATCCGAGACAACGAAGGGAGACTCCCTGCAGTGTCCCGAGTGCGGTGGTCACGTCGTCACCGACGACGAACACGGTGAGACCGTCTGTAACGACTGTGGCCTCGTCGTCACCGCCGACTCCGTCGACCGCGGCCCGGAGTGGCGCGCGTTCGACGCCCGCGAGAAAGACGAGAAGTCCCGCGTCGGTGCCCCGACGACAAACACGATGCACGACAAGGGTCTCTCGACCAACATCGACTGGCGTGACCGCGACGCCTACGGGAACTCGCTCGGTGCTCGCCAGCGCCAGAAGATGCAGCGTCTCCGCAAGTGGAACGAGCGCTTCCGCACCCGCGACTCCAAAGAGCGCAACCTGAAGCAGGCACTCGGCGAAATCGACCGCATGGCCTCGGCGCTCGGCCTCCCCGAGAACGTCCGCGAGACGGCCTCCGTCATCTACCGCCGTGCGCTCGACGACGACCTGCTCCCCGGCCGGTCCATCGAGGGCGTCGCTACCTCCTGTACGTACGCCGCCGCCCGCATGGCCGGCGTCCCGCGCTCCCTCGACGAGATTGCAGAAGTCTCCCGCGTCGAGAAGAGCGAAGTTGCCCGCACGTACCGCTACATCGCGCGCGAACTCTCGCTCGAAGTCAAGCCCGCCGACCCCGAGCAGTACGTCCCCCGGTTCGCCAGCGAACTCGGCCTCTCGGACGAGTCGAAGATGCGCGCGCGCAAACTCCTGAAGAACGCGAAGGAAAAGGGCGTCCACTCGGGTAAGTCGCCTGTCGGCCTCGCCGCCGCCGCCGTCTACGCTGCTGCACTCCTCACGAACGAGAAGACGACGCAGGCCGCGGTCAGCGACGTTGCAGACATCTCCGAAGTCACCATCCGCAACCGCTACCACGAACTCCTCGAAGCAGAGGAGAACCTCGGACTCGTCTGA
- a CDS encoding DNA-methyltransferase, whose translation MRTEHALRVGDAADTGLADGSVDLVVTSPPYPMIEMWDDLFSARDEGVARALAAGDGDAAFESMHEQLDAVWDEVERVLAPGGIACVNVGDATRSLAGSFRQYPNHARILTALTERGLVPLPDAIWRKPTNRLTKFMGSGTLPPNAYVTLEHEYVLIVRKGDSRSFPPGDEMRYESAFFWEERNRWFSDLWDFTGTDQHLDSGARERSAAFPVELPLRLIRMYSVYGDTVFDPFTGTGTTTLAAMLAGRNSVGYDLDADLIRAFEDRVEDIEARSREEVERRLDAHRAFVADRDDRPGYDAEHYEFPVVTKQEREIRLYGVTSVTKSQSDEDRVFTVEHDPLDATTATDVGSSPVNSTPDAVSEDGQTTD comes from the coding sequence ATGCGCACGGAACACGCCCTCCGCGTGGGCGACGCCGCTGACACTGGACTCGCCGACGGAAGCGTGGACCTCGTCGTCACCTCGCCGCCGTATCCCATGATTGAGATGTGGGACGACCTCTTTTCGGCACGTGACGAGGGCGTAGCCCGTGCACTCGCGGCGGGCGACGGCGACGCTGCCTTCGAGTCGATGCACGAGCAACTCGACGCGGTGTGGGACGAAGTCGAACGCGTCCTCGCGCCGGGCGGTATCGCGTGCGTGAACGTCGGCGACGCGACGCGGAGTCTCGCCGGGTCGTTCCGACAGTACCCGAACCACGCACGAATCCTCACGGCGCTCACCGAACGCGGACTCGTTCCGCTCCCCGACGCAATCTGGCGAAAACCGACGAATCGACTGACGAAGTTCATGGGGTCGGGGACGCTCCCTCCCAACGCCTACGTCACGCTCGAACACGAGTACGTCCTCATCGTGCGAAAAGGAGACTCCCGGTCGTTCCCGCCGGGTGACGAGATGCGCTACGAGAGCGCCTTCTTCTGGGAGGAACGAAACCGCTGGTTCTCGGACCTCTGGGACTTCACCGGGACAGACCAACACCTCGATTCAGGCGCGCGAGAGCGCTCGGCGGCCTTCCCGGTCGAACTTCCACTGCGCCTGATTCGGATGTACTCTGTCTACGGTGACACCGTGTTCGACCCATTTACTGGGACGGGGACGACGACGCTGGCGGCCATGCTCGCGGGGCGAAACTCGGTCGGCTATGACCTCGATGCCGACCTGATTCGGGCGTTCGAAGACCGAGTCGAGGATATCGAAGCGCGCTCGCGAGAGGAAGTCGAGCGCCGACTCGACGCACATCGGGCGTTCGTCGCCGACAGAGACGACCGACCCGGGTACGATGCCGAACACTACGAGTTCCCCGTCGTGACGAAGCAGGAACGCGAGATTCGACTGTACGGGGTCACCTCTGTCACGAAGTCGCAGTCCGACGAGGACCGTGTGTTCACCGTCGAGCACGACCCACTCGACGCAACCACAGCGACCGACGTGGGGTCGAGCCCGGTGAATTCGACGCCGGACGCCGTCTCCGAAGACGGGCAGACAACGGATTGA
- a CDS encoding type I 3-dehydroquinate dehydratase — MDLSFDSFVLAASTADLADEPAARGVADAVEFRLDLADDPLDALDGYDGELPILATNRAEWEGGEADTADVDRLDTLVAATEFDAVAAVDIELACLRADVGADAAARARATGATVVASVHDFDRTPARSELTNLLHEAATLGDVGKLAVTAHSNADALRLLDVTRAATEWGDTVATMAMGEAGRHTRAVAPVYGSKIGYAPVDPADATAPGQYDVQTLRSLVADLSSNPDV; from the coding sequence ATGGACCTGTCGTTCGACTCGTTCGTCCTCGCGGCGAGTACCGCAGACCTAGCCGACGAACCGGCGGCCCGAGGTGTTGCAGACGCCGTCGAATTCCGATTGGACCTCGCAGACGACCCACTCGACGCGCTCGACGGGTACGACGGGGAACTCCCGATTCTGGCGACGAACCGTGCCGAGTGGGAAGGCGGTGAAGCCGACACCGCCGACGTCGACCGTCTCGACACCCTCGTCGCCGCCACCGAGTTCGACGCCGTCGCGGCCGTCGATATCGAACTCGCCTGTCTCCGTGCAGACGTCGGCGCTGATGCCGCCGCCAGAGCACGGGCCACGGGGGCGACAGTCGTCGCATCCGTCCACGACTTCGACCGGACACCCGCCCGGTCCGAACTGACCAACCTCCTCCACGAGGCAGCGACGCTCGGCGACGTTGGAAAACTCGCCGTCACCGCGCACTCGAACGCCGACGCGCTTCGCCTCCTCGACGTCACTCGGGCGGCGACCGAATGGGGTGATACGGTGGCGACGATGGCGATGGGCGAAGCAGGGAGGCACACTCGCGCAGTCGCGCCGGTGTACGGGTCGAAGATTGGGTACGCGCCGGTCGACCCTGCCGACGCCACCGCACCGGGACAGTACGACGTTCAGACACTTCGGTCGCTCGTGGCCGACCTGTCCAGCAATCCGGACGTTTAA
- a CDS encoding DUF7575 domain-containing protein: protein MPDARRRAVVAALVGVLGASLGIAGAGHVYLREWRRAIAWFTFVLGAGLVLVSTFSDPATASVDSLPTEVTVPVVALLFLSALDAYRVGMRIPGQTKDGKPTCPVCGGELDQSLDFCPWCATELEWHYVEE from the coding sequence ATGCCAGACGCTCGTCGCCGCGCCGTTGTCGCCGCCCTCGTCGGCGTGTTAGGCGCCTCTCTCGGAATCGCTGGCGCTGGGCACGTGTACCTCCGGGAGTGGCGACGCGCAATCGCGTGGTTCACGTTCGTCCTCGGCGCGGGCCTCGTGTTGGTCTCGACGTTCTCCGACCCGGCGACGGCGTCAGTCGATTCGCTCCCGACAGAGGTGACGGTGCCCGTCGTAGCACTGTTGTTCTTGAGCGCGCTGGACGCGTATCGCGTCGGGATGCGAATCCCCGGCCAGACCAAAGACGGGAAGCCGACCTGTCCGGTCTGTGGGGGCGAACTCGACCAGAGTCTCGACTTCTGTCCGTGGTGTGCGACCGAACTCGAGTGGCACTACGTCGAAGAATAA
- a CDS encoding 3-dehydroquinate synthase II, with amino-acid sequence MTRSVWLKADDTVGDWETRKRRITAGLEAGVDWVLVDQDDVEKVRELGDVKVAAFRTDADVHVMEAEEDDEPEPLADAYIVGKDGEGDGTVDLPSDFSGSADLTTLRRGDDRTNGSYVRILSKDYEAFAEEAAHDGDYTIVVGEDWTIIPLENLIARIGDETDLVAGVTSADEAQAAFETLEIGADGVLLDSDNPDEIRRTCEVRDEAERERLDLVWAEVEEVERTGMADRVCVDTGSLMEHDEGMLVGSMSRGLFFVHAETAESPYVASRPFRVNAGAVHAYARTPDGGTTYLSELESGDEVQIVDQNGHTREAIVGRVKIEKRPMFRITADYEGDRITTLLQNAETIKVHTRDGRTAVTDLEAGDELLIYYEDTARHFGEAVEESIIEK; translated from the coding sequence ATGACACGAAGCGTCTGGCTCAAAGCCGACGATACGGTCGGCGACTGGGAGACGCGGAAGCGACGCATCACGGCAGGCCTCGAAGCGGGCGTCGACTGGGTCCTCGTCGACCAAGACGACGTCGAGAAGGTTCGCGAACTCGGTGACGTCAAGGTCGCCGCGTTCCGCACGGACGCCGACGTCCACGTGATGGAAGCAGAGGAAGACGACGAACCCGAACCACTCGCCGACGCGTACATCGTCGGGAAAGACGGCGAGGGTGACGGTACCGTCGACCTTCCGTCTGATTTCTCCGGGTCTGCGGACCTGACGACGCTCCGCCGCGGCGACGACCGGACCAATGGGTCGTACGTCCGCATCCTGAGCAAAGACTACGAAGCGTTCGCCGAGGAGGCCGCCCACGACGGTGACTACACCATCGTCGTCGGCGAAGACTGGACTATCATCCCGTTAGAGAACCTCATCGCGCGCATCGGTGACGAGACAGACCTCGTCGCGGGCGTGACGAGCGCAGACGAGGCGCAAGCCGCCTTCGAGACGCTCGAAATCGGTGCCGACGGCGTCCTCCTCGACAGCGACAACCCCGACGAAATCCGCCGAACCTGCGAGGTTCGCGACGAGGCCGAACGCGAGCGACTCGATTTGGTCTGGGCGGAAGTCGAAGAAGTAGAGCGCACAGGGATGGCAGACCGCGTCTGCGTCGATACCGGGTCGCTCATGGAACACGACGAGGGCATGCTCGTCGGGTCGATGTCTCGTGGTCTCTTCTTCGTCCACGCGGAGACGGCCGAATCACCGTACGTCGCTTCCCGCCCGTTCCGCGTCAACGCCGGTGCAGTCCACGCCTACGCGCGAACGCCGGACGGTGGAACGACGTATCTCTCCGAACTCGAAAGCGGCGACGAGGTCCAAATCGTGGACCAGAACGGTCACACCCGCGAGGCAATCGTCGGGCGCGTGAAGATAGAAAAGCGGCCGATGTTCCGCATCACTGCCGACTACGAGGGTGACCGAATCACGACGCTCCTCCAGAACGCCGAGACCATCAAGGTCCACACGCGAGACGGTCGGACTGCGGTCACGGACCTCGAAGCGGGCGACGAACTACTCATCTACTACGAAGACACGGCGCGACACTTCGGCGAAGCAGTCGAAGAGAGTATCATCGAGAAGTAG
- a CDS encoding methylated-DNA--[protein]-cysteine S-methyltransferase has product MHVTMWGFDVELDEERIGGALDDLRAQLAEYERGERQTFDAEVQIPDTFTGEVMKAMLAIPYGETRTYGEIAAELDSHPVAVGQACGRNPVPLVVPCHRVVGADSLGGFSAAGGVDLKQALLTHESTDDPEQTGLDAFC; this is encoded by the coding sequence ATGCACGTCACGATGTGGGGATTCGACGTGGAACTCGACGAGGAACGTATCGGGGGCGCACTAGACGACCTACGGGCGCAACTTGCGGAGTACGAACGGGGTGAGCGACAGACGTTCGACGCCGAGGTCCAGATTCCAGACACGTTCACCGGCGAAGTCATGAAGGCGATGCTGGCGATTCCCTACGGCGAGACGCGGACCTACGGCGAGATTGCGGCCGAACTCGACAGTCACCCAGTCGCAGTTGGACAGGCGTGCGGTCGGAATCCGGTTCCACTGGTCGTCCCGTGTCATCGCGTCGTCGGGGCAGACTCACTCGGTGGGTTCTCCGCTGCTGGTGGTGTCGATTTGAAGCAGGCGTTGCTCACTCACGAGTCAACAGACGACCCAGAGCAAACGGGACTCGACGCTTTCTGCTGA
- a CDS encoding 2-amino-3,7-dideoxy-D-threo-hept-6-ulosonate synthase yields MNTDVGISARLERISTGGRYLIVPMDHGITLGPVKGLVDIESTIDSITRGGADAVLTHKGTAPRVHPNKNGKGYIVHVNGSTVIGPDEEDKRLTGTVEDALRVGADAVSFHINVGSEYEPDQMTQLANLCSRAADFGVPVLAMAYARGPGIDEKDPESLAHAVRLAEEVGADVVKTAYSGDAESFSRVVEATRLPVVIAGGSRGTDRETVEMVRGTMDAGAAGVSMGRSIFQHDDPEAITRAVSAVIHDDADVETALERAGLGIEA; encoded by the coding sequence ATGAACACTGACGTTGGAATCTCGGCACGACTCGAACGCATCTCCACAGGCGGACGATACCTCATCGTCCCGATGGACCACGGTATCACACTCGGCCCGGTCAAAGGCCTGGTGGACATCGAATCGACAATCGACAGCATCACACGCGGCGGCGCGGACGCCGTCCTCACACACAAGGGGACAGCACCCCGCGTACACCCCAACAAGAACGGCAAAGGATACATCGTCCACGTCAACGGCTCGACGGTCATCGGTCCGGACGAAGAAGACAAACGCCTCACCGGGACCGTCGAAGACGCCCTCCGCGTCGGTGCGGACGCCGTCTCGTTCCACATCAACGTCGGGTCGGAGTACGAACCCGACCAGATGACGCAACTCGCGAATCTCTGTTCTCGCGCCGCCGACTTCGGTGTCCCCGTTCTCGCAATGGCGTACGCCCGCGGCCCCGGTATCGACGAGAAGGACCCCGAGAGCCTCGCCCACGCCGTCCGACTCGCCGAGGAAGTCGGTGCAGACGTCGTCAAGACGGCCTACAGCGGCGACGCGGAGTCCTTCAGTCGCGTCGTCGAGGCGACGCGCCTCCCAGTCGTCATCGCCGGCGGCAGTCGCGGCACCGACCGTGAGACGGTCGAGATGGTCCGCGGAACGATGGACGCCGGTGCTGCCGGCGTCTCGATGGGTCGGTCCATCTTCCAGCACGACGACCCCGAAGCAATCACGCGTGCCGTGAGTGCAGTCATCCACGACGACGCCGACGTGGAGACAGCACTCGAACGCGCAGGCCTCGGTATCGAAGCCTAA
- the trpA gene encoding tryptophan synthase subunit alpha — MSLEDAFADGPAFIPYLAAGDPDYESSLEYVEALERGGADIIELGLPFSEPIAEGPTIQNAVVRSLEGGMTPTRFFEFVEDLDVSVPLVCMTYYNLIYRYGDDHGPRPFVEKAASVGIEGFVVPDLPAEESGPLREACDEFGLDLVFIVAPTTRGERLERMMEQVSGYVYVQARLGTTGAQTDVSDQTGASLDRLAGYDVPKAVGFGISSGEHAQRIVRSGADGIIVGSALVDIVAQGHEAGDDSETVADRLETLARELKDGAVAGASQRPPHPERT, encoded by the coding sequence ATGTCGCTGGAAGACGCTTTCGCCGACGGCCCCGCGTTCATCCCGTACCTCGCCGCTGGCGACCCGGACTACGAGTCGTCGCTCGAATACGTCGAAGCACTCGAACGCGGCGGCGCGGACATCATCGAACTCGGTCTCCCATTCTCCGAACCAATCGCGGAGGGGCCGACCATCCAGAACGCCGTCGTTCGGTCGCTCGAAGGCGGCATGACGCCGACGCGGTTCTTCGAGTTCGTCGAAGACCTCGACGTGTCGGTGCCACTGGTCTGTATGACCTACTACAACCTCATCTACCGCTACGGGGACGACCACGGGCCACGGCCATTCGTCGAGAAAGCGGCCTCCGTGGGAATTGAAGGATTTGTCGTCCCCGACCTGCCCGCCGAGGAGTCCGGTCCTCTGCGTGAGGCGTGTGACGAGTTCGGCCTCGACCTGGTGTTCATCGTCGCGCCGACGACGCGCGGGGAACGCCTCGAACGCATGATGGAGCAAGTGTCTGGCTACGTCTACGTGCAGGCCCGTCTCGGAACGACCGGTGCCCAGACGGACGTGTCCGACCAGACTGGTGCGTCCCTCGACCGACTGGCCGGATACGACGTACCCAAGGCCGTCGGGTTCGGAATCAGTAGCGGTGAACACGCACAGCGAATCGTCCGAAGCGGTGCCGACGGTATCATCGTCGGAAGTGCCCTCGTCGACATCGTGGCGCAGGGCCACGAAGCCGGTGACGACTCCGAAACCGTCGCAGACCGCCTCGAAACGCTCGCCCGCGAACTCAAAGACGGAGCAGTGGCGGGTGCCTCGCAACGCCCACCGCATCCGGAACGCACATAA